The window GATCCGTGGTTTTAGGTTATGCCCCACAATTTTTACCCTATATTAACGATGCAATAGTGAATGGCGCAGTTTATGAATACGTACCTCTCAAGAGAGAAAATGAGTTTAGGATCGATGTTAATGAAATAATAAACAGCATAACTAAGAAGACAACCTTCATTTATGTTGATAATCCCCACAATCCCACAGGGCAGGTTTTATCCTTAAAAGGGATTAAAGATATTGCAGAGGAAGCAGAAAGAAAAGGGGCACTTTTAATAGTTGATGAGGCCTTTGGAGACTTTATGCTAAAAAAGAACTCTGCAATAAACCTTGAAAACGAAAACATTATAGTCACAAGATCGTTCTCAAAAGGATTTGGACTTGCTGGTCTGAGAATCGGCTATTGTATAGCTAGAGGAGAGATACGGAGAACTTTAACAAAAATTCACCTCCCATTTTCCACAACTATGCTCTCAATAAAAGCAGCAGTCCTTGCTTTGGAGGATAAGAACTTCTTAAAAACAGTTATAGAGAGGGTAAAAAGTAATAAGACAAGGCTAATAAAGATCCTAAAAGAAGAGTTTTATATAGCAAAAACCCAC of the Thermococcus sp. EP1 genome contains:
- a CDS encoding histidinol-phosphate transaminase, producing MTLKRLSKIKDDYAKDLPKGNYLDCALGHNPFGCSPRVLEGITRVSPQDIYLYPSKEERLKESIAEYWGNLSKEEIFLGAGSMGCLQMINKLLTKGSVVLGYAPQFLPYINDAIVNGAVYEYVPLKRENEFRIDVNEIINSITKKTTFIYVDNPHNPTGQVLSLKGIKDIAEEAERKGALLIVDEAFGDFMLKKNSAINLENENIIVTRSFSKGFGLAGLRIGYCIARGEIRRTLTKIHLPFSTTMLSIKAAVLALEDKNFLKTVIERVKSNKTRLIKILKEEFYIAKTHEATPIFLCGREGDTYSYFLERGIVTVPGGEFINLDNSYIRIRVPSNVEEFLKRVTST